Proteins from one Patescibacteria group bacterium genomic window:
- a CDS encoding GtrA family protein, whose protein sequence is MPFRHAWNFAKENNKQIAKYATVGLTAGVVDFSILFILTDLAGWHYLVSATFSFILSALVNYTLNRIWTFRSNGKRRKQLPVFFIIATLGLLINNNMMYISVEHWGFHYLVAKILASALVTFWNFFGNKYFTFRIK, encoded by the coding sequence ATGCCATTTAGACACGCTTGGAACTTTGCCAAAGAAAACAATAAACAAATCGCCAAGTATGCCACAGTTGGTTTGACAGCGGGCGTAGTTGATTTTTCAATTTTATTTATTTTGACTGATTTGGCAGGCTGGCATTATCTTGTTTCCGCCACATTTTCTTTTATATTGTCAGCTTTGGTAAATTATACTCTCAATCGTATTTGGACTTTTCGATCCAATGGAAAACGCCGCAAGCAATTGCCGGTATTTTTTATTATTGCTACTTTAGGACTGCTCATAAACAACAATATGATGTATATATCAGTTGAGCATTGGGGGTTTCATTATTTAGTTGCCAAAATTTTAGCTTCAGCTCTGGTTACTTTTTGGAATTTTTTTGGTAATAAATATTTTACTTTCAGGATAAAATAG
- a CDS encoding transketolase family protein translates to MPNKYIEKNIKQKSTRDGFGDGILELGKKNKDVIVVSADLAESTRVDKFAKKYPNRFVEVGVAEQNMMGVAAGLSFSDKIVYATSFGVFNPGRNWDQIRVSVAYSKANVKIIASHTGLSVGEDGASHQALEDIALMRVLPNITVLAPADYNETKKATIMAAKIKGPVYIRFARQASAEITSNNPPFKIGRANILKTGKDLTIVGCGPILEEALLAEKELKKKNISVEIINCHTIKPLDKATILRSVKKTKHLITVEDHQVAGGMGSAIVEMLAENFPVPTMMIGVRDSFGESGEPKDLWDKYGLSYPNIVNAALKILKK, encoded by the coding sequence ATGCCAAACAAATATATAGAAAAAAATATCAAACAAAAATCCACTCGCGACGGTTTTGGCGACGGTATTTTAGAACTAGGTAAAAAAAATAAAGATGTAATAGTAGTGTCAGCTGACTTAGCTGAATCAACTAGGGTAGATAAATTCGCCAAAAAATATCCTAATCGCTTTGTAGAAGTGGGTGTAGCCGAACAAAATATGATGGGTGTAGCCGCTGGGCTATCTTTTTCCGATAAAATAGTCTATGCCACTAGCTTTGGCGTTTTTAATCCGGGAAGAAACTGGGATCAAATAAGAGTAAGTGTTGCTTATTCAAAGGCCAATGTAAAAATAATTGCCTCTCACACCGGACTTTCAGTCGGTGAAGATGGCGCTAGTCATCAGGCTTTAGAAGATATAGCTTTGATGAGAGTTTTGCCAAATATAACAGTACTTGCCCCAGCTGATTACAATGAAACTAAAAAAGCAACCATTATGGCGGCCAAAATAAAAGGGCCAGTTTATATTCGTTTTGCTAGGCAAGCTAGTGCTGAGATAACTTCAAATAATCCTCCTTTTAAAATAGGCCGGGCTAATATACTTAAAACTGGTAAGGATTTAACCATTGTTGGCTGTGGACCAATTTTAGAAGAAGCGCTCTTAGCCGAAAAAGAGTTAAAGAAAAAAAATATTTCTGTAGAAATAATAAATTGCCACACTATCAAGCCACTGGATAAAGCCACTATATTGCGTAGTGTCAAAAAAACCAAACATTTGATCACTGTGGAAGATCACCAAGTAGCCGGCGGCATGGGCTCAGCAATAGTAGAAATGTTGGCCGAAAATTTTCCAGTACCCACTATGATGATAGGTGTTCGTGATAGCTTTGGTGAATCTGGTGAGCCAAAAGATCTTTGGGATAAATATGGACTCAGTTATCCAAATATAGTAAACGCTGCCTTAAAAATATTAAAAAAATAA
- a CDS encoding transketolase, whose product MAKLTIKQLQTLANQIRQDIIEMTYRAGSGHPGGSLGMADIFTVLYFYILNHIPEQPDYPYRDRLILSNGHIAPVLYSSLARSGYFPLVKLKSLRKINSQLQGHPHYGSLAGIETSSGPLGQGISQAVGMALAAKMGKLKYQIYCVTSDGEHNEGQLWEAVMSANKYRLDNLITIIDNNGIQIDGYTKNIMPLGSLKKKYQAFGWQVIEINGHNIKQIITALKKAKQAKGPVAIVAHTTLGKGVKFMENKYEWHGKAPKEDEAQKALKELKNAI is encoded by the coding sequence ATGGCTAAGCTAACTATAAAACAATTACAAACTCTAGCTAATCAAATTCGTCAGGATATTATAGAGATGACATATCGTGCTGGATCAGGTCATCCGGGCGGATCCTTGGGTATGGCTGATATTTTTACAGTATTATATTTTTATATCTTAAACCATATTCCAGAACAGCCAGACTATCCATATCGTGACAGACTGATATTATCCAATGGACATATAGCGCCAGTTCTTTATTCTAGTTTAGCTAGGAGCGGTTACTTCCCTCTGGTAAAATTAAAAAGTCTAAGAAAAATTAATTCACAATTACAAGGACACCCACACTATGGTAGTCTGGCTGGAATAGAGACAAGTTCTGGACCATTGGGCCAAGGAATATCTCAAGCAGTCGGTATGGCTCTGGCAGCTAAAATGGGTAAACTGAAATATCAAATATATTGTGTCACTTCTGACGGTGAGCACAATGAAGGCCAGCTTTGGGAAGCGGTAATGAGTGCCAATAAATACAGGCTAGATAATCTAATCACTATAATTGACAATAATGGTATACAAATTGACGGCTATACCAAAAATATAATGCCACTTGGCTCTCTCAAGAAAAAATACCAAGCCTTTGGCTGGCAAGTAATAGAAATAAACGGGCACAATATAAAACAAATAATAACCGCTCTAAAAAAAGCTAAGCAAGCCAAAGGGCCGGTAGCTATTGTTGCTCATACTACTTTGGGCAAAGGTGTAAAATTTATGGAAAATAAATATGAGTGGCATGGTAAAGCACCTAAGGAAGATGAAGCCCAAAAAGCCTTAAAAGAATTAAAAAACGCCATCTAA